AGCCTTCCCCCTTCCCTTAAACCTACGGCGCCGTCTCATCGGACAAGATGACGACGGACAGCGAGATCCTGGAGAAGCTCGAAGGCCTCACTCGGGATGCCACCCGCCACCAGCTGGAGGCTCTCCAGTCGATCCTCCAGCGCAACGGCAGCACGGGTTACCTGCGCCCCTTCCTCAGCAGCCACCCTGCGCCGATCGACGTGGCAACTTTCCGGCGCAAAGTCCCTCTGTCTAGCTACGACGACTACGCCGACCACATCAGTCGTATGGCCGACGGGTTAGTCGATGACGGCGACCCGATCCTGTGTGTTGATCCCCTCGTCTGTTTCTTTTACAGGTATAATAGCTCTGTACCCACGACAATTCGGAAATTTCTGAGCTGTTACCGTGAAAGTTTGGGATATAGTTTTGTTCTAATGAATGCTCGTCGAATTGGGTGTTCCATTTAGATGAAACTCGAGGTTCTTTATTCTGTTAAGTGATTTCACCTTCACTGGATCGTTCAGCAGTTTTGGTCCTGTTAATCATAATTCGAGtcattattaattttcgttGAACTTGCcaaaagattaatttattttaaactcacatcttttcgagcTAATTGAATATTTGCTCCGATGGAAGAGTCAGAGCCGTGTCGAAACTAAAACGAGCTAAATAGCAGGAGATCGATGAGTTGATTGATTCTTGCTATCCGCTGATGCGATATAGCTATTCGGCTGTTGGGTTACTATATTCATTGTGTTCGCTTGGCAGCTCCGGGACAAGTTCCATGAGACCAAAGATGATACCTTACTTCGATACGCCTCTGTCGAGAGAGGCTACATTCGTAGCTATGTGGGGCAGCGCTGCAATACTTCGAAGGTAAATCTCCTGTTCCGAATCAATCTTTCCCTTGTTGTGCGATTCTCGCAATTGCCTTGCCACTACCTGTCACTTTTGTCGATGATTGGAGTTCTTCCGAATTTTGCCAGAGTAATAGGAAGTTTGAATCTTTCTTAGGTCGTTCCCCCCGAGGCCATCAGCAAACAAGAGTCTCTGGTTTGTTTATGCCGGTAATGTCACTCAGACCAAGGGCGGGTTCAAGGCCATGGCAGCCTCGGCTTACCCAATGCACAGTGGCAGAACGAGGTCCTCACAGTTTCTGTCTGCTTCCATTAGTCCACGAGAGGTCATTCTGGGATCGGATGTCGACTGCCAGATGTACTGCCACCTTCTGTGTGGCCTTAGGCACTTCGACATGATCGACAGTATTCAAGCGCCATATGCCACCGGATTAGTTAGAGCATTCTGCCTTCTGGAGGAAAAATGGGAGTTGCTCTGTGAGGACGTAGAAAAAGGGTTCCTGAGTTTGGATACCTCCGACACAGCAATGAAAGATTCCGTCAACGAGTCTCTTGGAGGGCCTCGGAGTGATCTGTCCGAAAGAATTAGGTTGATCTGCAAAGAGAACTCTTGGGACGGGATTCTGATTAAGCTATGGCCGAATCTGAGGTACGTCAAGTGCGTAACGACGGGGAGTATGATGCATTGTTACCCAAAACTCAAGCGCTATGCTGGAGAAGTCCCGATGCTAGGTGGAGGCTACTTCGCCTCTGAATGCGCTGTGGGCATTAACTTGGAGCCGATGCAACCTCCCGAAAATACCCGGTTTGTAGTGCTTCCAACAGCGGGCTATTTCGAGTTTCTCCCCTATGATCCCGATGAAAACAGTGTCGCTGACGGGGAAATCGTGGATATCTCGGGCGTCGAAGTCGGGAAGATCTATGAAGTAGTCGTTACTACTTTTAGAGGACTTTATCGGTACCGGCTAGGCGACATAGTCAGAGTGACTGGGTTTTATAACTCATCTCCTGAGCTGGAGTTCGTGATGAGAGCTCCTAAATCTTCTTCCGAGATGATAACCGAGAGGGACTTGACATCCGTGGTCGAAAAGACACGAGTCCTGCTTGAAGATGTCTTGGAGGCGGAAATCACAGAGTACGCTTGCTCCGTGGACTTTAACATGAGCCCCAGGCAATTGAAGATTTATCTAGAAGTCAAAGGCGTCTCATTCGAGGACAAATTGAAGGACACCATGATCGATCTTACAAGGTGCTGTGCATCAATGGAGGATGACTTCGGAGGCATCTACAAGGTGCAGAGGGAAAGAGGCGAACTCAGGCCTCTGTTGGTGTATATTGTAACTCCCGGAAGCTTTGATAGGTTATTGCAGATTGCGACCGAGAAGGGAGCGCCCGCTAGTCAGTATAAACATCCCAAGATTATCCGGAATTGCGAAATTTCTGATTTCCTAGAAGGAGTTGCTCTCACTACTATATGTACAGATTCAAAGGATGCCTGAAAATCATCCTAAATTTGGGTCAAGTCTCAACTTGCCTCTCTGTACCATCGTACTTCTTCGAGAAATTTGCGTACTTTCTATTTGGTGATCTTTCCGGCCCACTCCATGATGGATTTGGATCAATTatagccattgatcatgtgCATATTGCATTAGTCTCGCAAAATCAGAAGTTCTTGATTGAATCTGACCATGGATCACGGTTGAGCCAAGTGTTTCCCCATTTCTTGGGACTCCATGTCAGGAATGGTTCTAGACGTATTTCAGGGGAATGTGTACTTCAATTTGGAGATAGGATACAGATTGTACTTCATGTTTCCCCTCCTAAATGCGTGACCTTACTGTAATTACCCATAAAATTGCTGTATAGAACATGCTTATCATTCTATGATCAAAGTTCCTATCTTCTCCGAAAGTGAACCCTGTAAatccattatttttttaatggtcCTACCTCCTATTTTTGCTTAGAGAGATATTCGATTTAGCTATATCCTCTGTTTGAGTCCATTCGTAAAGATCGGTCGAGTTTAAGTTTGGATATTTCACGTTAACTGAAGAAAACAGCGATAATTTCTCGAAAAATTTGGGCAATTCACACTAGCCAACGAAAAACTAAACTAGCAAGCGCATTATCAACATTCAACTCTCCATTAACTGAATTAGTTtcgttttcaaatttgaacGTGGTGAGGGAAACCTCAAAGTTTCCTTCAAAGATCAAAAATCTTGTTTGTGTTTGAGATAGTTATTAAAGACGGATCTTTTGAGGCACCCGGTTAGAACTTCATCACCGTTccactttgttttttttggtaaagccaAGAATCACATGGGATGCGGGACGCTACGCTGAGAGTTTGGCGGGATCAATGCGTCCGTCTCATGGCTTCTCTGAATCGCGAGGTCAGTCACAAGATAGGCTTTCTCGCATTCGAgacggtctctctctctctcttcgtcgagtaatttgaggaaaatatcAGCAAGATGAAAACACTTTTGTACGTATTGCTAAAGGCTCATCTCCAAGAGTTTTGGGCCTCCAAAGGCCTTCTGTTCTTCTTACAACTGCTGAATCAGGAACTCAGGAAGAGACCTGGCTTAATTGGAATTTTGTTGGGAGAGGAGGAGAGTGCTCCGCAACCTTtcgctctcttttttctttttagcttttagTTGCAAGAAAAGAGATTTGAATTTGTCTTTTTACTATTTACTTTTATCTTTGAAGGGTAGCAACACTTTTGCCTCCTTGTTTTGTCCTATTTTTCCTAAATCTGTCCATGTTTTGACACATgtatatttttggttttttggtttACAATTCAATAGATGATCTGGTCTTGAGATTCCTTTAGTAAGAGAGGGTAAATATTGCACAAGAGTGAGCAACCCTACGAGTTTTAAATGCCATAGTTGGCAGGGAAATGCCGAAGGTTGAAGCTTCTTCTCTTGCTGACTCATCTCctcaaatgaatgatttaggtTTATTTACAGAGAAATATAAGATTGGCT
The sequence above is drawn from the Eucalyptus grandis isolate ANBG69807.140 chromosome 11, ASM1654582v1, whole genome shotgun sequence genome and encodes:
- the LOC104426700 gene encoding probable indole-3-acetic acid-amido synthetase GH3.6, producing the protein MTTDSEILEKLEGLTRDATRHQLEALQSILQRNGSTGYLRPFLSSHPAPIDVATFRRKVPLSSYDDYADHISRMADGLVDDGDPILCVDPLVCFFYSSGTSSMRPKMIPYFDTPLSREATFVAMWGSAAILRRSFPPRPSANKSLWFVYAGNVTQTKGGFKAMAASAYPMHSGRTRSSQFLSASISPREVILGSDVDCQMYCHLLCGLRHFDMIDSIQAPYATGLVRAFCLLEEKWELLCEDVEKGFLSLDTSDTAMKDSVNESLGGPRSDLSERIRLICKENSWDGILIKLWPNLRYVKCVTTGSMMHCYPKLKRYAGEVPMLGGGYFASECAVGINLEPMQPPENTRFVVLPTAGYFEFLPYDPDENSVADGEIVDISGVEVGKIYEVVVTTFRGLYRYRLGDIVRVTGFYNSSPELEFVMRAPKSSSEMITERDLTSVVEKTRVLLEDVLEAEITEYACSVDFNMSPRQLKIYLEVKGVSFEDKLKDTMIDLTRCCASMEDDFGGIYKVQRERGELRPLLVYIVTPGSFDRLLQIATEKGAPASQYKHPKIIRNCEISDFLEGVALTTICTDSKDA